From Vicugna pacos chromosome 6, VicPac4, whole genome shotgun sequence, a single genomic window includes:
- the MBIP gene encoding MAP3K12-binding inhibitory protein 1 isoform X4 — protein MAAAAELSLPTIGERNLERSCSPNLSREVVCEVFRSLHTLAGQLNLRDDVVKITIDWNKLQSLTAFQPALLFSALEQHVLYLQPFLAKLQPLIKEENPTVVEEIGKTETGNKNEVNGKFPIGDLQEEEKHKDCDLGDVKKTQIHFDPEVVQIKAGKAEIDRRISAFIERKQAEINENNVREFCNVIDCNQENSCARTDAVFTPYPGFKSHVKVSRVVNTYGPQTRPEGIQGSGHNPSSMLRDCGNQAVEERLQNIEAHLRLQTGGPVPRDIYQRIKKLEDKILELEGISPEYFQSVVKLLGKQEEVYFHQEFFWKKKKSSTTSKLFTG, from the exons ATGGCTGCTGCCGCCGAGCTTAGTCTCCCGACCATCGGTGAGAGGAACCTGGAGCGGAGCTGCAGCCCCAACCTCTCCCGAGAGGTGGTCTGCGAAGTCTTTCGCTCCTTGCATACCCTGGCTGGACAA CTTAACCTCAGAGATGATGTGGTGAAAATTACAATCGATTGGAACAAGCTCCAGAGCCTCACGGCATTCCAGCCTGCTTTGCTCTTTAGTGCACTTGAACAACACGTTTTATATTTACAG CCTTTTTTAGCAAAACTTCAGCCTCTGATTAAAGAGGAGAATCCAACTGTTGTTGAAGAGATAGGAAAAACAGAAACGGGGAACAAGAATGAAGTAAATGGCAAATTTCCCATTGGCGACCTACAGGAGGAAGAAAAGCACAAAGATTGTGATTTAGGAGATGTGAAAAAGACACAGATCCATTTTGATCCAGAAGTAGTTCAAATAAAGGCTGGAAAAGCAGAA ATTGACAGACGAATATCTGCATTTATTGAAAGAAAGCAAGCTGAAATCAATGAAAACAACGTCAGGGAATTTTGCAATGTTATTGATTGTAATCAAG AAAATAGTTGTGCGAGAACTGATGCCGTTTTTACTCCTTACCCTGGATTTAAAAGTCACGTAAAAG TTTCTAGAGTTGTGAATACATATGGACCACAGACTAGACCTGAAGGAATTCAAGGGTCAGGCCATAACCCTAGCAGCATGCTGCGAGACTGCGGTAACCAGGCTGTGGAGGAACGACTGCAGAATATTGAGGCTCACTTGCGACTGCAGACAG gtGGTCCAGTGCCAAGAGACATTTATCAGAGAATTAAAAAACTTGAAGATAAAATCCTTGAGTTGGAAGGCATCTCTCCTGAATATTTTCAATCTGTA GTTAAGCTGTTAGGAAAACAAGAGGAAGTATATTTTCATCAAG
- the MBIP gene encoding MAP3K12-binding inhibitory protein 1 isoform X3, translated as MAAAAELSLPTIGERNLERSCSPNLSREVVCEVFRSLHTLAGQLNLRDDVVKITIDWNKLQSLTAFQPALLFSALEQHVLYLQPFLAKLQPLIKEENPTVVEEIGKTETGNKNEVNGKFPIGDLQEEEKHKDCDLGDVKKTQIHFDPEVVQIKAGKAEIDRRISAFIERKQAEINENNVREFCNVIDCNQENSCARTDAVFTPYPGFKSHVKVSRVVNTYGPQTRPEGIQGSGHNPSSMLRDCGNQAVEERLQNIEAHLRLQTGGPVPRDIYQRIKKLEDKILELEGISPEYFQSVVKLLGKQEEVYFHQEFFWKKKKSSTTSTELFTG; from the exons ATGGCTGCTGCCGCCGAGCTTAGTCTCCCGACCATCGGTGAGAGGAACCTGGAGCGGAGCTGCAGCCCCAACCTCTCCCGAGAGGTGGTCTGCGAAGTCTTTCGCTCCTTGCATACCCTGGCTGGACAA CTTAACCTCAGAGATGATGTGGTGAAAATTACAATCGATTGGAACAAGCTCCAGAGCCTCACGGCATTCCAGCCTGCTTTGCTCTTTAGTGCACTTGAACAACACGTTTTATATTTACAG CCTTTTTTAGCAAAACTTCAGCCTCTGATTAAAGAGGAGAATCCAACTGTTGTTGAAGAGATAGGAAAAACAGAAACGGGGAACAAGAATGAAGTAAATGGCAAATTTCCCATTGGCGACCTACAGGAGGAAGAAAAGCACAAAGATTGTGATTTAGGAGATGTGAAAAAGACACAGATCCATTTTGATCCAGAAGTAGTTCAAATAAAGGCTGGAAAAGCAGAA ATTGACAGACGAATATCTGCATTTATTGAAAGAAAGCAAGCTGAAATCAATGAAAACAACGTCAGGGAATTTTGCAATGTTATTGATTGTAATCAAG AAAATAGTTGTGCGAGAACTGATGCCGTTTTTACTCCTTACCCTGGATTTAAAAGTCACGTAAAAG TTTCTAGAGTTGTGAATACATATGGACCACAGACTAGACCTGAAGGAATTCAAGGGTCAGGCCATAACCCTAGCAGCATGCTGCGAGACTGCGGTAACCAGGCTGTGGAGGAACGACTGCAGAATATTGAGGCTCACTTGCGACTGCAGACAG gtGGTCCAGTGCCAAGAGACATTTATCAGAGAATTAAAAAACTTGAAGATAAAATCCTTGAGTTGGAAGGCATCTCTCCTGAATATTTTCAATCTGTA GTTAAGCTGTTAGGAAAACAAGAGGAAGTATATTTTCATCAAG